The Rhodothermales bacterium genome includes the window CGAACGCCCAGCCGAACGCCACGCGCCCAGCCGCAAGCCACGCGCCCAGCCAAACGCCGAGCCGCCCGCAACGCGCCCAGCCACGCGCCGAGCCGCAAGCAACGCGCCCAGCCGAACCCCGAAACCCCAGACCCTACGCCTCGCCCGAAGGCCCGGCAAACTGCACCGCCGGCCCGGGAAAACCGGCCTCCGCTATGTCGCCGTGGGCGCGTTCATAGCGCTCGATGTTCTCCGCCAGAGCCCGGAGCAGCCGCTTGGCGTGGGCGGGGGTCACAATGATGCGGCTTTTGACCCGCGCCTTGGGCACGCCCGGCATCACGCGGATGAAGTCCATGACGAACTCCTCCGACGAGTGCGCAATCATCACCAGGTTGGAGTAGACGCCTTCGGCCGTCTCCTCATTGAGTTCGATGTTGATCTGCTGCTGATTCTGAGCCTGATCGTTTTCCATTGGATGTATGCTTAGGCCTCTACGGCAGCGTTCTTTTTCCCCTGTGACAGGGCGCGAATGAGATCACTCTTGGTAATGATTCGGAAGCCTCCATCTTCGGCCTGGACCAGCACTGCCCCTGGCTCCTGCTCCAGATAGGCCGAGAGGTGCTCGAGGTGAAGCGAGGGAGGCACAACCGGAATCGCGGCTGCCATCACATCGCCCACCGGTTTGTCACGGGACGCCGGATCCTCGATGAGCGTATTCAGGATAACCGACTCCGACAGACTGCCGACGACCTCATCGTCATCAATAACCGGCATCTGGGAAATACCCTTCGAGGCCATCAGTTCGATGGCCCGGCCGATCGAATCCTCAGACGCTACGGAGACCACGGAAGGCTGCCCCCGACGGGTCGCTTCAATCTCTGCGACGGTCCACTCGGGCCGATCGGAGAGGAAGCCGTGGTTGCGCATCCACTGGTCGTTGTAGGTCT containing:
- a CDS encoding DUF3467 domain-containing protein — translated: MENDQAQNQQQINIELNEETAEGVYSNLVMIAHSSEEFVMDFIRVMPGVPKARVKSRIIVTPAHAKRLLRALAENIERYERAHGDIAEAGFPGPAVQFAGPSGEA